One region of Triticum aestivum cultivar Chinese Spring chromosome 6B, IWGSC CS RefSeq v2.1, whole genome shotgun sequence genomic DNA includes:
- the LOC123137706 gene encoding pentatricopeptide repeat-containing protein At5g39350, whose protein sequence is MILLPGPLVRQCLVLLHSKNAIPLAPNTTAQLHALLLTSGHLHYSSIHPLFMLHCASGRPSDAHNLLAQMPHPPPVSLTNSLLRSYTGLGHHREAVALYSRMRGFDHLTFPLAAKACAGLRLGRHGRAVHCRSLTAGFGGDAYVQNALISMYMSCGDVAEAEVVFGAMQNRSVVSWNAVIAGCVKNGCAERALEVFGEMVGDGAGIDRATIVSVLPACARAKNLSIGRAVHRLVEERGLADYAAVKNALIDMYGKCGRLEDARRVFDGHKYDKNVVSWTVMIGAYVLNDRVDEAFNLGFDMLMTDGAPWPNGVTMAYLLSACSSLPSWRRAKCIHAMCIRLGLESDIVVETALIDTYAKCHKVKMMELTLKNGSWRTETWNAAISGYSRSEREKKAVELFKRMIGESVRPDSATLASILPAYAESADLRQAKNIHCYLLTLGFLRSTAIRTGLVDVYAKAGDLDMAWTLFDGLPEKDVVAWTTILSGYGMHGHARTAILLYDRMVELGVKPNTVTFASLLYACSHAGWIDKGLQLFEDMRGIHGVVPNIEHYLSLVDMVGRAGRIKEAYCLIKDMPFEPSTSVWGVLLGACVLHKNVEFGEIAAKHLFELEPDNTGNHVLLGNIYAAADRWNDVQDVWKMMGRKGLIKEPGSSLVEAWSEQCRTAML, encoded by the coding sequence ATGATACTCCTACCCGGCCCGCTCGTGCGGCAATGCCTCGTCCTCCTCCACTCCAAGAACGCGATCCCCCTCGCTCCCAACACCACCGCCCAGCTCCACGCTCTCCTCCTAACGTCCGGCCACCTCCACTACAGCAGCATCCATCCCCTCTTCATGCTGCACTGCGCTAGCGGCCGCCCCTCCGACGCCCACAACCTGCTCGCGCAAATGCCCCACCCACCTCCGGTCTCCTTAACGAACTCGCTCCTCCGCTCCTATACCGGCCTTGGCCACCACAGGGAGGCCGTCGCTCTTTACTCGCGGATGCGCGGCTTCGACCACCTCACCTTCCCCTTGGCCGCCAAGGCCTGCGCCGGCCTCCGCCTCGGCCGCCACGGGCGTGCTGTGCACTGTCGCTCGCTCACCGCCGGCTTTGGCGGAGACGCGTACGTGCAGAATGCGTTGATATCCATGTACATGAGCTGCGGCGATGTTGCCGAGGCGGAGGTGGTGTTTGGTGCGATGCAGAACCGTTCGGTCGTGTCCTGGAATGCGGTGATTGCTGGGTGCGTCAAGAACGGCTGTGCAGAAAGGGCGTTGGAGGTGTTTGGCGAGATGGTTGGTGATGGTGCCGGGATTGACCGTGCCACAATTGTGTCTGTACTGCCAGCTTGTGCGCGAGCCAAGAATTTGAGCATTGGAAGAGCTGTGCACCGATTGGTTGAGGAAAGAGGCTTGGCGGACTATGCAGCGGTGAAGAACGCGCTGATTGATATGTATGGGAAGTGTGGGAGATTGGAGGATGCACGCAGGGTCTTCGATGGACATAAATATGACAAGAATGTTGTTTCTTGGACAGTGATGATTGGTGCGTACGTGCTGAATGACCGTGTGGACGAGGCCTTTAATCTTGGTTTTGATATGCTCATGACTGATGGTGCACCATGGCCGAATGGAGTGACCATGGCGTATCTACTCTCAGCTTGTTCCAGCTTGCCATCATGGAGGCGTGCCAAGTGCATACACGCAATGTGCATTAGACTTGGGCTTGAATCAGACATCGTTGTTGAGACTGCACTTATTGACACTTACGCTAAGTGCCATAAGGTGAAGATGATGGAGTTGACACTTAAAAATGGCTCATGGCGGACAGAAACATGGAATGCAGCTATCTCTGGTTATAGTCGCAGTGAACGGGAGAAGAAAGCTGTAGAATTATTTAAGCGGATGATTGGAGAATCGGTGCGCCCAGACTCTGCAACACTTGCAAGCATCCTCCCGGCGTATGCAGAATCTGCGGACCTGAGACAAGCAAAGAACATCCACTGTTACTTGCTAACTCTTGGGTTTCTTCGGAGCACAGCGATCAGAACTGGTTTAGTCGATGTGTATGCCAAGGCAGGTGACCTGGACATGGCATGGACACTCTTCGACGGGCTACCTGAAAAGGATGTTGTTGCCTGGACCACCATCCTTTCTGGGTACGGTATGCACGGGCATGCCCGAACTGCCATCCTGCTATATGACCGGATGGTGGAGTTGGGGGTGAAGCCGAACACCGTGACCTTCGCCTCCCTGCTGTACGCTTGCAGCCATGCAGGCTGGATAGACAAAGGCCTTCAGCTATTTGAGGACATGCGTGGCATTCATGGCGTGGTGCCAAATATCGAGCACTACCTGTCCCTGGTCGACATGGTTGGGCGTGCTGGGAGGATCAAGGAGGCCTACTGTCTCATCAAAGATATGCCATTCGAGCCGAGTACATCGGTGTGGGGTGTTCTGCTGGGTGCTTGTGTTCTACACAAAAATGTTGAGTTTGGGGAGATTGCGGCGAAGCATTTATTTGAGCTTGAGCCGGACAACACCGGGAATCATGTGCTCCTTGGGAACATATATGCTGCAGCTGACAGATGGAACGATGTTCAGGATGTCTGGAAAATGATGGGAAGAAAGGGCCTCATCAAAGAACCGGGATCTAGTTTGGTCGAGGCATGGTCTGAACAATGCCGAACAGCGATGTTATAG